In one Halosimplex halophilum genomic region, the following are encoded:
- a CDS encoding MATE family efflux transporter translates to MTTGAVTPRLFRLAWPLVAGNLLQTAYNLADMFWVGRVSAEAVAAVSLMFPTAYLFISVAMGLTAATNAVVSQHIGAGNERRAQRTVAQSVLLAVAVAAALGAFGFAVRRPLVALIGARGAVFDAAVAYIEFVFLAIPFTFLFFVFRSSLRAAGDTRTAMWLVAASAGLNIVIDPVFILDWGPFLGLGAQGAAIATFISRGVAAAIGLYILVDGGWGIRLRLGDLSPDWQILRRLVAVGYPATLDGLTRSLAAVTFAALVARFGAVATAAYGIGIRLMSVSWTVSGAVGQAAATGVGQNLGADQPDRAADVTWTATGGAMAVLFAAGGLVYAFPAIAMGVFIGEQAVIDAGVTLLRIIAPFWAFFGGLMVVQGGFRGAGRTKVAFVLSLLSRWVFRVPVAVFLAYAVAVDPLAVTPVDVNGLWWAMAASALASFVVGVAWFRRGGWREAVIDDEGPPAGDGVGDAVDGEEPVTD, encoded by the coding sequence ATGACCACCGGCGCGGTGACCCCGCGGCTGTTCAGGCTGGCCTGGCCGCTCGTGGCCGGCAACCTCCTCCAGACCGCCTACAACCTCGCGGACATGTTCTGGGTCGGCCGCGTCAGCGCCGAGGCCGTCGCCGCCGTCTCGCTGATGTTCCCGACCGCGTACCTGTTCATCTCCGTCGCCATGGGCCTGACCGCGGCCACCAACGCCGTCGTCTCACAGCACATCGGCGCCGGCAACGAGCGGCGCGCCCAGCGGACCGTCGCCCAGTCGGTCCTGCTGGCCGTCGCCGTCGCCGCCGCGCTCGGCGCGTTCGGCTTCGCCGTCCGCCGGCCGCTGGTCGCACTCATCGGCGCCCGGGGCGCCGTCTTCGACGCCGCCGTCGCCTACATCGAGTTCGTCTTCCTCGCCATCCCCTTCACCTTCCTCTTTTTCGTCTTCCGCTCGTCGCTGCGGGCCGCCGGCGACACCAGGACGGCCATGTGGCTCGTCGCCGCCAGCGCCGGCCTCAACATCGTCATCGACCCCGTGTTCATCCTCGACTGGGGACCCTTCCTCGGCCTCGGCGCACAGGGGGCCGCTATCGCGACCTTCATCTCCCGCGGGGTCGCCGCCGCCATCGGGCTGTACATCCTCGTCGACGGCGGCTGGGGCATCCGCCTGCGACTCGGCGACCTCTCGCCCGACTGGCAGATCCTCCGGCGGCTCGTCGCGGTGGGCTACCCCGCGACGCTCGACGGGCTGACCCGCTCGCTGGCCGCGGTCACCTTCGCCGCCCTCGTGGCGCGGTTCGGAGCGGTGGCGACGGCCGCCTACGGCATCGGCATCCGCCTGATGTCGGTCTCCTGGACCGTCTCCGGGGCGGTCGGCCAGGCCGCCGCGACCGGCGTCGGTCAAAATCTCGGCGCCGACCAGCCCGATCGCGCGGCCGACGTGACCTGGACGGCCACCGGCGGCGCGATGGCCGTCCTCTTCGCCGCCGGCGGGCTCGTCTACGCGTTCCCCGCTATCGCGATGGGCGTGTTCATCGGCGAGCAGGCCGTGATCGACGCCGGCGTCACGCTCCTGCGGATCATCGCCCCCTTCTGGGCCTTCTTCGGCGGCCTGATGGTCGTCCAGGGCGGGTTCCGCGGCGCCGGCCGGACCAAGGTCGCGTTCGTTCTCTCCCTCCTTTCGCGGTGGGTCTTCCGGGTGCCCGTCGCGGTCTTCCTGGCCTACGCCGTCGCCGTCGATCCGCTCGCGGTGACCCCCGTCGACGTGAACGGCCTCTGGTGGGCGATGGCCGCCTCCGCGCTGGCCTCGTTCGTCGTCGGCGTCGCCTGGTTCCGCCGCGGCGGCTGGCGCGAGGCCGTCATCGACGACGAAGGCCCCCCAGCTGGCGACGGGGTCGGCGACGCCGTCGACGGCGAGGAACCGGTGACGGACTGA
- a CDS encoding C45 family autoproteolytic acyltransferase/hydolase yields MDEFHLRGSPADLGTEFAAQVADSDRSLADVAPESLDPSPAVREFARECVPQVREHAPGLLDELDAVAEAAGVEREGVRAVALAADADPGCSLVGVPGERTESGSALFARNHDFYPSFRQYSKLYRTDPTDRLASVGCAHGLAGRLDGVNEAGLAVGFAGVPTEEYDPGVMWPLAVRTVLDTCETAAEAVDYLESVPHARNVNVLVADADGDVAVVEASPGAVEMRRPDDGDHLLVATNQFDSARMRTHQSVDRTPADCPRHCVVEAWADDREGTVGPADLRRLVGDPEAGVAWGLDGAEDDPRSTIWSWVVDTGADSASLARDSPAEAPYESVAVPGRETGR; encoded by the coding sequence ATGGACGAGTTTCATCTCCGGGGGTCGCCCGCGGACCTCGGGACGGAGTTCGCGGCGCAGGTGGCCGACTCCGATCGGTCGCTCGCGGACGTGGCGCCCGAGTCGCTCGACCCGTCGCCGGCGGTCCGCGAGTTCGCCCGCGAATGTGTGCCGCAGGTCCGCGAGCACGCGCCCGGGCTGCTCGACGAACTCGACGCGGTCGCCGAGGCGGCGGGCGTCGAACGCGAGGGCGTCCGGGCCGTGGCGCTGGCGGCCGACGCCGACCCCGGGTGTTCGCTCGTCGGCGTCCCCGGCGAACGCACCGAGAGCGGGAGCGCGCTGTTCGCCCGCAACCACGACTTCTACCCCTCCTTCCGGCAGTACTCGAAGCTGTACCGGACCGATCCGACTGACCGGCTGGCGAGCGTCGGCTGCGCCCACGGGCTCGCCGGTCGGCTGGACGGGGTCAACGAGGCGGGTCTCGCCGTCGGGTTCGCCGGGGTCCCGACCGAGGAGTACGACCCGGGCGTGATGTGGCCGCTGGCCGTCCGGACGGTGCTCGATACCTGTGAGACCGCCGCCGAGGCGGTCGACTACCTCGAATCCGTCCCGCACGCGCGGAACGTGAACGTCCTCGTCGCGGACGCGGACGGCGACGTGGCGGTCGTCGAGGCGAGCCCCGGAGCGGTCGAGATGCGGCGACCGGACGACGGCGACCACCTCCTGGTCGCGACCAACCAGTTCGACTCGGCGCGGATGCGCACTCACCAGTCGGTCGATCGGACCCCCGCAGATTGCCCGCGCCACTGTGTGGTCGAGGCGTGGGCCGACGACCGCGAGGGGACGGTCGGGCCGGCCGACCTGCGGCGCCTGGTCGGCGACCCGGAGGCCGGCGTCGCGTGGGGCCTCGACGGGGCCGAGGACGACCCGCGGTCGACGATCTGGTCGTGGGTGGTCGACACGGGCGCCGACAGCGCGTCGCTCGCGCGCGACTCGCCCGCCGAGGCCCCCTACGAGTCGGTCGCCGTACCGGGTCGCGAGACCGGCCGCTGA
- a CDS encoding DNA topoisomerase I — protein sequence MELIITEKNNAARRIAEILSDGAATTTQRNGVNVYEWGVTTCVGLSGHVVGVDFPEEYGDWRDVEPVELIDADIVKSPTQENIVRTLRQLARECDEAVIATDYDREGELIGKEAYELIREETDAPVKRVRFSSITEREVKEAFAEPDDIDFDLAAAGEARQIIDLVWGAALTRFLSLSARQLGEDFISVGRVQSPTLKLIVDREREIQAFDPDDYWEIFADLAKDGETFEAQYFYDDDGSEAERVWNEGDADDAYDRLREAASAEVTSVRRRTRTDNPPAPFNTTAFISAAGSLGYSAQRAMSIAEELYTTGYITYPRTDNTVYPEDLDPEELLDEFTMTHEFGDDAESLLDLDEIEPTEGDDETTDHPPIHPTGAVPDRDELDEDEWEVYELVVRRFFATVAEPATWEHLRVVAEANDCQLKATGKRLLEAGYHDVYPYSSASESFLPPVEEGDALDVTDVELEAKQTQPPRRYGQSRLIQRMEDLGLGTKATRHNTIEKLYDRGYIEDDPPRPTALAEAVVEAAEEYADRVVSDDMTAQLEADMSAIANGEATLDDVTEESREMLERVFEELRDSREAIGDHLQESLKADRRLGPCPESDHDLLVRQSRQGSYFVGCDGYPDCQYTLPLPSTGEPLVLEETCEEHGLNHVKMLAGRDTFVHGCPQCKADEADDTEDEVIGRCPDCGDEEGGELAIKQLRSGSRLVGCTRYPDCDYSLPLPRRGDIEITDEYCDEHHLPELVVHSGEDDDDPWELGCPICNYREYRARQAVDDLEDLDGVGPATAERLETAGVEEPADLREVDPDVLATEIQGVSASQIRDWISQLPEVDAGDDDEGPDGDSEEGDRELVDTAGRADGTAESD from the coding sequence GTGGAGCTGATAATCACGGAGAAGAACAACGCCGCGCGGCGCATCGCGGAGATCCTGAGCGACGGGGCCGCGACGACCACCCAGCGCAACGGCGTCAACGTCTACGAGTGGGGCGTGACGACCTGCGTCGGTCTCTCCGGCCACGTCGTCGGCGTCGACTTCCCCGAGGAGTACGGCGACTGGCGCGACGTGGAGCCGGTCGAGCTGATCGACGCCGACATCGTCAAGTCGCCCACCCAGGAGAACATCGTCCGAACCCTCCGGCAACTCGCCCGCGAGTGCGACGAGGCGGTCATCGCGACCGACTACGACCGCGAGGGCGAACTCATCGGCAAGGAGGCCTACGAGCTCATCCGCGAGGAGACCGACGCCCCGGTCAAGCGGGTGCGGTTCTCCTCGATCACCGAGCGCGAGGTCAAGGAGGCGTTCGCCGAACCCGACGACATCGACTTCGACCTGGCGGCCGCCGGCGAGGCCCGGCAGATCATCGACCTCGTCTGGGGCGCCGCGCTGACGCGGTTCCTCTCGCTGTCGGCCCGGCAACTCGGCGAGGACTTCATCTCGGTCGGGCGCGTGCAGTCGCCCACCCTCAAGCTCATCGTCGACCGCGAGCGGGAGATCCAGGCGTTCGACCCCGACGACTACTGGGAGATCTTCGCCGACCTCGCGAAGGACGGCGAGACCTTCGAGGCGCAGTACTTCTACGACGACGACGGCAGCGAGGCCGAGCGGGTCTGGAACGAGGGCGACGCCGACGACGCCTACGACCGGCTGCGCGAGGCGGCCAGCGCCGAGGTCACGTCGGTCCGCCGGCGCACCCGGACGGACAACCCGCCGGCGCCGTTCAACACGACCGCCTTCATCTCCGCCGCGGGGTCGCTCGGGTATTCGGCCCAGCGCGCGATGTCCATCGCCGAGGAACTCTACACCACGGGGTACATCACCTACCCCCGGACGGACAACACGGTCTACCCGGAGGACCTGGACCCGGAGGAACTCCTCGACGAGTTCACGATGACCCACGAGTTCGGCGACGACGCCGAGTCGCTGCTGGACCTCGACGAGATCGAGCCCACCGAGGGCGACGACGAGACGACCGACCACCCGCCGATCCACCCGACCGGCGCGGTGCCCGACCGCGACGAACTCGACGAGGACGAGTGGGAGGTCTACGAGCTCGTGGTCCGCAGGTTCTTCGCGACGGTCGCCGAGCCGGCGACCTGGGAGCACCTGCGCGTCGTCGCCGAGGCCAACGACTGCCAGCTGAAGGCCACCGGCAAGCGCCTGCTCGAAGCCGGCTACCACGACGTGTATCCGTACTCGTCGGCGAGCGAGTCGTTCCTCCCGCCCGTCGAGGAGGGCGACGCGCTCGACGTGACCGACGTGGAACTGGAGGCCAAACAGACCCAGCCGCCCCGCCGGTACGGCCAGTCGCGGCTCATCCAGCGGATGGAGGACCTGGGGCTGGGGACGAAGGCCACGCGGCACAACACCATCGAGAAGCTCTACGACCGCGGGTACATCGAGGACGACCCGCCCCGGCCCACCGCGCTCGCGGAGGCGGTCGTCGAGGCCGCCGAGGAGTACGCCGACCGGGTCGTCAGCGACGACATGACCGCCCAGCTGGAGGCGGACATGTCCGCCATCGCCAACGGCGAGGCGACGCTCGACGACGTGACCGAGGAGTCCCGGGAGATGCTCGAACGCGTCTTCGAGGAACTGCGCGACTCCCGTGAGGCGATCGGCGACCACCTCCAGGAGTCGCTGAAGGCCGACCGCCGCCTGGGTCCCTGCCCGGAGAGCGACCACGACCTGCTGGTCCGTCAGAGCCGGCAGGGTTCGTATTTCGTCGGTTGCGACGGCTACCCCGACTGCCAGTACACGCTCCCGCTGCCGAGCACGGGCGAGCCGCTCGTCCTGGAGGAGACCTGCGAGGAGCACGGCCTCAACCACGTGAAGATGCTCGCCGGCCGGGACACGTTCGTCCACGGCTGCCCGCAGTGCAAGGCCGACGAGGCCGACGACACCGAGGACGAGGTCATCGGCCGCTGCCCCGACTGCGGCGACGAGGAGGGCGGCGAGCTGGCGATCAAGCAGCTCCGGTCGGGCTCGCGGCTCGTCGGGTGCACTCGCTACCCCGACTGCGACTACTCGCTGCCGCTCCCGCGCCGCGGCGACATCGAGATCACCGACGAGTACTGCGACGAGCACCACCTGCCGGAACTGGTCGTCCACAGCGGCGAGGACGACGACGACCCGTGGGAGCTGGGCTGTCCCATCTGCAACTACCGGGAGTACCGCGCCCGCCAGGCCGTCGACGACCTGGAGGACCTGGACGGCGTCGGCCCCGCGACCGCCGAGCGCCTGGAGACCGCCGGCGTCGAGGAACCGGCGGACCTCCGTGAGGTCGACCCGGACGTGCTCGCCACGGAGATCCAGGGCGTCAGCGCCAGCCAGATCCGCGACTGGATCTCCCAGCTTCCGGAGGTCGACGCCGGCGACGACGACGAGGGCCCCGACGGCGACTCGGAGGAGGGTGACCGGGAGCTCGTCGACACCGCCGGCCGAGCCGACGGGACCGCCGAGAGCGACTGA
- a CDS encoding DUF433 domain-containing protein — MATQRHGIVPGDESSIHDEPHVEGRRVTVRVVQARVEERGDDPERVADQLGLDIASVYEALAYYHNNPEEMRAVERRHDEALAAAKRRSDLSPSVSR, encoded by the coding sequence ATGGCGACCCAGCGACACGGGATCGTGCCCGGCGACGAGTCGTCGATCCACGACGAGCCACACGTCGAGGGGCGGCGAGTGACGGTCAGAGTCGTCCAGGCCCGCGTCGAGGAGCGCGGCGACGACCCCGAACGCGTCGCCGACCAGCTCGGCCTCGACATCGCCAGCGTCTACGAGGCGCTGGCGTACTACCACAACAACCCCGAGGAGATGCGGGCCGTCGAGCGACGCCACGACGAGGCCCTCGCCGCCGCGAAGCGCCGCTCCGACCTCTCGCCGTCCGTCAGTCGATAA
- a CDS encoding Rieske (2Fe-2S) protein — MADGARLTTVEDVREDGSFLFTATNSFDMEEEVIVVPCDDEVAADGGAPVDGEGGVAAWINRCTHEAQRFDTGRGVPMRDGEIICPKHGSMFNACSGECDNGEAAGTTLPDVDVTVEDGDVFLVDEDYTFEHEGGIDDGDDGPSSTSHVGF, encoded by the coding sequence ATGGCAGACGGTGCGCGGCTGACGACGGTCGAGGACGTTCGCGAGGACGGATCGTTCCTGTTCACGGCGACCAACTCTTTCGACATGGAGGAGGAGGTCATCGTCGTCCCCTGCGACGACGAGGTGGCGGCCGACGGCGGGGCGCCGGTCGACGGCGAGGGCGGCGTCGCGGCGTGGATCAACCGCTGCACCCACGAGGCTCAGCGCTTCGACACCGGCCGCGGCGTCCCCATGCGCGACGGCGAGATCATCTGCCCCAAGCACGGCTCGATGTTCAACGCGTGTTCCGGCGAGTGCGACAACGGCGAAGCCGCCGGAACCACGCTCCCCGACGTGGACGTGACCGTCGAGGACGGCGACGTGTTCCTCGTCGACGAGGACTACACCTTCGAACACGAGGGCGGCATCGACGACGGCGACGACGGGCCGAGTTCGACCAGCCACGTCGGCTTCTGA
- a CDS encoding phosphoglycerol geranylgeranyltransferase — MQRPWDDWDHILKVDPDKELVDGETYADVVTCGTDAIEVGGTTGVTEEKMADVVEACAEYDVPLYVEPSNPANVVHRGGVDGYLVPAVLNAGDIAWLSGVHKEWVRIDDDIDWARTFTEGYIVLNPDSAAAKLTQSDCDLDPEDVAAYAEVGERMLGQEIVYAEYSGTFGDPEVVAAAADALEEATLFYGGGIHDYESANTMAEHADTVVVGDLVHDEGVDAVAETVEGAKDATPATLGD; from the coding sequence ATGCAGAGGCCGTGGGACGACTGGGACCACATCCTGAAGGTCGACCCGGACAAGGAGCTGGTCGACGGGGAGACGTACGCCGACGTCGTCACCTGTGGCACGGACGCCATCGAGGTGGGCGGCACGACGGGCGTCACCGAGGAGAAGATGGCCGACGTGGTCGAGGCCTGCGCCGAGTACGACGTGCCGCTGTACGTCGAGCCGTCGAACCCCGCCAACGTCGTCCACCGCGGCGGCGTCGACGGCTACCTCGTGCCCGCGGTCCTCAACGCCGGCGACATCGCCTGGCTCTCCGGCGTCCACAAGGAGTGGGTCCGCATCGACGACGACATCGACTGGGCGCGCACCTTCACCGAGGGGTACATCGTCCTCAACCCCGACTCCGCCGCCGCCAAGCTCACCCAGTCCGACTGCGACCTCGACCCCGAGGACGTGGCCGCCTACGCCGAGGTCGGCGAGCGGATGCTCGGCCAGGAGATCGTCTACGCCGAGTACTCCGGCACCTTCGGCGACCCCGAGGTCGTCGCCGCCGCCGCCGACGCGCTGGAGGAGGCCACCCTCTTCTACGGCGGGGGCATCCACGACTACGAGTCGGCCAACACGATGGCCGAACACGCCGACACGGTCGTCGTCGGCGACCTCGTCCACGACGAGGGCGTCGACGCCGTCGCCGAGACCGTCGAGGGCGCCAAAGACGCCACGCCCGCGACGCTCGGCGACTGA
- the aspS gene encoding aspartate--tRNA(Asn) ligase, protein MDDRTYTADAEPGETVTVAGWVHEIRDLGGIAFLILRDQSGKIQVKFEKDEMDDDLVETGLGVHRESVVAVTGDVEEEPRAPTGVEITPDSLDVVAEADPELPLDPSGKVDADLSTRLDNRTLDLRKDEVKAIFEIRAEVLRSVREAFRNLDATEINTPKIVATGTEGGTELFPITYFGREAFMNQSPQLFKQLMVGSGLERVFEIGPIFRAEEHNTPRHLNEATSIDFESAFYDHTEAMDACETVVTAAYEGVAENCAEQLETLDLADEFEAPDGEFPRLTYEEAIERINATGELDEQLVWGDDLPTEGEHALGQDVGEHYFITDWPSEIKPFYIKDHDDDEQLSTGFDMMHPTMELVSGGQREHRYDHLVEGFEQQGLDPEQFDYYTKMFKYGMPPHAGWGLGGERLVMTMLGLGNIREAVLFPRDRQRLSP, encoded by the coding sequence ATGGACGACCGCACCTACACCGCGGACGCCGAGCCGGGCGAGACCGTCACGGTCGCCGGCTGGGTCCATGAGATCCGCGACCTCGGTGGCATCGCCTTCCTCATCCTCCGCGACCAGTCCGGGAAGATCCAGGTCAAGTTCGAGAAAGACGAGATGGACGACGACCTCGTCGAGACCGGACTCGGGGTTCACCGCGAATCGGTCGTCGCCGTCACCGGCGACGTGGAGGAGGAGCCCCGCGCGCCCACCGGCGTCGAGATCACCCCCGACTCGCTCGACGTGGTCGCCGAGGCCGACCCCGAGCTCCCGCTCGACCCCTCCGGGAAGGTCGACGCCGACCTCTCGACGCGGCTGGACAACCGCACGCTCGACCTCCGCAAGGACGAGGTCAAGGCCATCTTCGAGATCCGAGCGGAGGTCCTCCGCTCGGTCCGCGAGGCCTTCCGGAACCTCGACGCCACGGAGATCAACACGCCGAAGATCGTCGCCACCGGCACCGAGGGCGGGACGGAACTGTTCCCGATCACCTACTTCGGCCGCGAGGCGTTCATGAACCAGAGCCCGCAGCTGTTCAAGCAGCTGATGGTCGGCTCCGGCCTGGAGCGGGTCTTCGAGATCGGTCCGATCTTCCGCGCCGAGGAGCACAACACGCCGCGGCACCTCAACGAGGCGACCTCCATCGACTTCGAGTCGGCGTTCTACGACCACACCGAGGCGATGGACGCCTGCGAGACCGTCGTGACGGCCGCCTACGAGGGCGTCGCCGAGAACTGCGCCGAGCAGCTCGAGACCCTGGACCTGGCCGACGAGTTCGAGGCGCCCGACGGCGAGTTCCCGCGGCTCACCTACGAGGAGGCCATCGAGCGGATCAACGCCACGGGCGAGCTCGACGAGCAGCTCGTCTGGGGCGACGACCTCCCCACGGAGGGCGAGCACGCGCTCGGCCAGGACGTGGGCGAGCACTACTTCATCACCGACTGGCCCAGCGAGATCAAGCCGTTCTACATCAAGGACCACGACGACGACGAGCAGCTGTCGACGGGCTTCGACATGATGCACCCGACGATGGAGCTCGTCTCGGGCGGCCAGCGCGAACACCGCTACGACCACCTCGTCGAAGGGTTCGAACAGCAGGGGCTCGACCCCGAGCAGTTCGACTACTACACCAAGATGTTCAAGTACGGGATGCCGCCCCACGCCGGCTGGGGCCTCGGCGGCGAGCGGCTGGTCATGACGATGCTCGGGCTGGGCAACATCCGCGAGGCAGTCCTCTTCCCGCGAGATCGCCAGCGGCTCTCCCCGTAG
- a CDS encoding bacteriorhodopsin has translation MFPSIQGGPALQASQAEVFQRINNDLLLSSSLWANIALAGLSILLFVYMGRNVEGTRAKLIWGATLLIPLVSISSYTALVSGLTVGLVEMPPGHALAGEEVLSQWGRYLTWTLSTPMILLALGLLADVDLGSLFTVVAADVGMCVTGLAAALVTSSYGLRWAFYGISCAFFVVVLYAVLVEWPRSATAAGTDEIFGTLRALTVVLWLGYPVIWAVGVEGLALVESVGLTSWGYSALDIGAKYVFAFLLLRWVAANQDVVETAGLGTDTASGAAAVDDD, from the coding sequence ATGTTCCCATCCATCCAGGGGGGTCCGGCGCTGCAGGCCTCCCAGGCCGAGGTGTTCCAGCGGATCAACAACGACCTGCTGCTGTCGTCGTCGCTGTGGGCGAACATCGCGCTGGCGGGGCTGTCGATACTGCTCTTCGTGTACATGGGCCGGAACGTCGAGGGGACGCGCGCGAAGCTCATCTGGGGGGCGACGCTGCTGATCCCGCTGGTCTCGATATCGAGCTACACGGCGCTGGTCTCGGGGCTGACAGTCGGGCTGGTCGAGATGCCGCCCGGCCACGCGCTGGCCGGCGAGGAGGTGCTGAGCCAGTGGGGTCGCTATCTGACGTGGACGCTGTCGACGCCGATGATCCTGCTGGCGCTGGGGCTGCTGGCGGACGTGGACCTCGGGAGCCTGTTCACGGTCGTCGCGGCGGACGTCGGGATGTGCGTCACCGGGCTGGCCGCCGCGCTGGTCACCTCCTCGTACGGGCTCCGGTGGGCGTTCTACGGCATCAGCTGCGCCTTCTTCGTCGTGGTCCTGTACGCCGTCCTCGTCGAGTGGCCCCGGTCGGCGACGGCGGCGGGCACCGACGAGATATTCGGGACGCTGCGCGCGCTGACGGTCGTGCTGTGGCTCGGCTACCCGGTCATCTGGGCGGTCGGCGTCGAGGGGCTGGCGCTGGTCGAGTCGGTCGGGCTCACCTCCTGGGGCTACTCCGCGCTCGACATCGGCGCGAAGTACGTCTTCGCGTTCCTGCTGCTGCGGTGGGTCGCCGCCAACCAGGACGTGGTCGAGACCGCCGGCCTCGGGACCGACACGGCGAGCGGCGCCGCGGCCGTCGACGACGACTGA
- a CDS encoding UPF0175 family protein produces the protein MPSVSARLPSEEKEELDAVAELLDEDRSTTIRKALREGLAELRVRRAVERYQSGDASVAEAARIAGVSLGEWLEIAHERNLTTQLAAEDLSDDAYTAQQL, from the coding sequence ATGCCGTCAGTCAGCGCGCGCCTCCCGAGCGAGGAGAAGGAGGAACTGGACGCGGTCGCCGAACTGCTCGACGAGGACCGGTCGACGACGATCCGGAAGGCCCTGCGGGAGGGACTGGCCGAGCTGCGCGTCCGCCGCGCGGTCGAGCGCTACCAGTCCGGCGACGCCTCGGTCGCCGAGGCCGCCCGGATCGCGGGCGTCTCGCTGGGCGAGTGGCTGGAGATCGCCCACGAGCGCAACCTCACCACCCAGCTGGCCGCCGAGGACCTGAGCGACGACGCCTACACCGCCCAGCAGCTGTGA
- a CDS encoding SHOCT domain-containing protein has protein sequence MAAESTTDADEEESPLVGVATGAVTFLTLGVAFSLMFLGVDYFWVAFPVGFGGGMPLAVALAKYYESSRDREREREHERGRGDRSRDDGTDDALAELRARYAAGEIDDAEFERRVERLLETESIDDAETFLAGETADDREGDRADGRDRTDERDRTDEREPGHERDREPDRA, from the coding sequence ATGGCCGCGGAATCGACCACGGACGCCGACGAGGAGGAGAGCCCGCTCGTCGGCGTCGCGACCGGCGCCGTCACGTTCCTGACGCTCGGCGTCGCCTTCTCGCTCATGTTCCTGGGCGTCGACTACTTCTGGGTGGCCTTCCCGGTGGGGTTCGGCGGCGGGATGCCGCTGGCGGTCGCGCTGGCGAAGTACTACGAGTCCAGCCGCGACCGGGAACGAGAACGCGAACACGAGCGCGGACGCGGTGACCGGAGCCGCGACGACGGGACCGACGACGCGCTGGCGGAACTGCGGGCGCGCTACGCCGCCGGCGAGATCGACGACGCGGAGTTCGAACGGCGCGTCGAGCGCCTGCTGGAGACCGAGTCGATCGACGACGCCGAGACGTTCCTCGCCGGCGAGACGGCCGACGACCGCGAGGGCGACCGGGCTGACGGACGCGACCGGACCGACGAACGCGACCGGACCGACGAACGCGAACCCGGCCACGAACGCGACCGCGAGCCGGACAGGGCCTGA
- a CDS encoding pantoate kinase: protein MTAVARAFVPGHVTGFFTVDPDDDPTKAGSRGAGLALSEGVTVTVRRADATEVTLNGETVEVEAVERVLAALEATVAVRGVTDLPVGSGFGVSGAMALGAALATNDLLDRRLSTYELATVAHGAEVQAGTGLGDVVGQLHGGAPVRLEPGSPQHNRMDAVPARSRVEFQTFGELSTSEVIGGDTEAISAAGERALSRLVEEPTLGRFMAASRQFAREAELLPDRVYEVVTDVAEAGGEATMGMLGRTVVALDTGLTDAGYDPTVCRIDPTGATLLDPPAERSLPE from the coding sequence ATGACAGCGGTGGCACGGGCGTTCGTCCCCGGGCACGTGACGGGCTTTTTCACCGTCGACCCGGACGACGACCCGACGAAGGCGGGGTCGCGCGGCGCGGGGCTGGCGCTCTCGGAGGGCGTGACCGTGACGGTGCGACGCGCCGACGCGACCGAGGTGACGCTGAACGGCGAGACCGTCGAGGTGGAGGCGGTCGAGCGCGTCCTCGCGGCGTTAGAGGCGACCGTCGCGGTCCGCGGGGTGACGGACCTGCCGGTCGGGTCGGGCTTCGGCGTCTCCGGCGCGATGGCGCTGGGGGCGGCGCTGGCGACGAACGACCTGCTCGACCGGCGGCTCTCGACGTACGAACTCGCGACGGTCGCCCACGGCGCGGAGGTCCAGGCCGGGACCGGCCTGGGCGACGTGGTCGGGCAGCTCCACGGCGGCGCCCCCGTCCGGCTGGAGCCGGGGAGCCCCCAGCACAACCGGATGGACGCGGTGCCGGCCCGCTCGCGCGTCGAGTTCCAGACGTTCGGCGAGCTGTCGACGAGCGAGGTGATCGGCGGCGACACCGAGGCCATCTCGGCGGCGGGCGAGCGGGCGCTCTCGCGGCTCGTCGAGGAGCCGACGCTGGGGCGGTTCATGGCGGCCTCCCGGCAGTTCGCCCGCGAGGCCGAACTGCTCCCCGACCGGGTGTACGAGGTGGTGACCGACGTGGCCGAGGCGGGCGGCGAGGCGACGATGGGGATGCTCGGACGGACGGTCGTGGCGCTGGACACCGGGCTGACGGACGCGGGCTACGACCCGACGGTCTGCCGGATCGACCCGACGGGTGCGACGCTGCTCGACCCGCCCGCCGAGCGGTCGCTCCCGGAGTAG
- a CDS encoding UPF0058 family protein: MRKRESLYLHALFALVRREFEEERELPAGTFDEYDGMAVTPTAVHRSKGAHERALFALSTELSAAAASATDDPDRPRFGAEGSSQYAR; encoded by the coding sequence ATGCGAAAACGCGAGTCACTCTACCTGCACGCGCTGTTCGCGCTGGTCCGTCGCGAGTTCGAGGAGGAGCGCGAGCTCCCGGCGGGCACGTTCGACGAGTACGACGGGATGGCGGTCACGCCGACGGCGGTCCACCGCTCGAAGGGCGCACACGAGCGGGCGCTGTTCGCGCTCTCGACGGAGCTGAGCGCGGCCGCCGCGTCGGCGACAGACGACCCGGACCGCCCGCGGTTCGGCGCCGAGGGATCGAGCCAGTATGCGAGGTGA